One window of Bacillus sp. THAF10 genomic DNA carries:
- a CDS encoding YtrH family sporulation protein, producing MDVKDPFIATLIFSFFIAIGVILGGALIGGIAAFLVGDQPLTRMWRLANSLKIWAIVAAIGGTFDTFYNLEKGLFDGETKFLVKQLLLIISATGGAQLGALIISWFTQENF from the coding sequence ATGGACGTAAAAGATCCATTTATTGCAACGCTCATTTTTAGTTTTTTTATTGCCATAGGGGTTATTCTTGGCGGAGCGCTCATCGGAGGCATTGCTGCTTTTTTAGTAGGTGATCAGCCCCTCACACGCATGTGGCGATTAGCCAACAGCCTAAAAATATGGGCCATCGTTGCCGCAATAGGCGGAACGTTTGATACGTTTTATAATTTGGAGAAGGGTTTGTTCGACGGTGAAACAAAATTCCTTGTAAAGCAGCTGCTTCTCATTATCTCCGCAACAGGTGGCGCTCAACTTGGAGCATTAATAATCAGCTGGTTCACTCAGGAGAATTTTTAG
- the ytrI gene encoding sporulation membrane protein YtrI — translation MRVPPYNRDPGWQRFFSGAVIGAIVGWLIFIWIYGTSMEIYVGELNEHREKVKLLEERMHILIEDNDKLKEEKDQLEIEDFDISIINHEKYKLDSFSRTSIISRITEDLNHLVSKDVANIKENRELLIKMIENKHYVLDEKQYSFEVDFLYIDTTIEIDLLIVNME, via the coding sequence ATGAGAGTCCCCCCCTATAACCGTGATCCGGGCTGGCAGCGCTTCTTTTCAGGTGCTGTAATTGGGGCCATTGTTGGCTGGCTCATCTTTATTTGGATTTACGGTACCTCCATGGAAATATATGTTGGAGAACTAAATGAACATCGAGAAAAAGTAAAACTGCTTGAAGAAAGAATGCATATCTTAATAGAGGACAACGACAAGCTGAAAGAAGAAAAGGATCAGTTAGAAATTGAGGACTTTGACATTTCTATCATAAATCATGAAAAATATAAACTCGATTCGTTTAGCAGAACATCCATCATTTCAAGGATCACAGAAGATTTAAATCATCTAGTATCAAAGGACGTTGCAAACATTAAGGAAAACAGAGAGTTGCTTATAAAAATGATTGAGAACAAACACTATGTTCTCGATGAAAAGCAATATAGTTTTGAAGTTGATTTTCTGTATATCGACACTACCATTGAAATTGACCTGTTAATCGTCAATATGGAATAA
- a CDS encoding bifunctional oligoribonuclease/PAP phosphatase NrnA — translation MRDKMRQQIIDEIKAHETIIVHRHVRPDPDAYGSQCGLAELIKASYPEKKVYRVGEEETSLRFLSKLDEIPDSTYDDALVIVCDTANTDRICDKRYKLAKKLIKIDHHPNEDRYGDLMWVDTDSSSTSEMVYELYLIGKNQGWIMTMEAARLIFAGIIGDTGRFLFQSTNTKTFQYASELLSYGFSMTDLYDELYRTKLHIAKLSGYVLENFNLHDNGVASMKITREILQRYNALPSEASQLVGMLGNIDGIKAWVFFIEEPDQVRVRLRSKGPIVNEIAKRYNGGGHPLASGASIYHWEDAENVLEDLISACATSAK, via the coding sequence ATGAGGGATAAGATGAGGCAGCAAATTATAGATGAGATTAAAGCACATGAAACAATCATCGTTCACCGCCATGTTCGTCCTGACCCAGATGCGTATGGCTCTCAGTGTGGACTGGCGGAATTGATTAAAGCAAGCTACCCTGAAAAGAAGGTATACCGGGTTGGGGAAGAAGAAACGTCCTTGCGCTTTTTAAGTAAACTTGATGAGATTCCTGATTCTACCTATGACGATGCGTTGGTTATTGTTTGTGATACAGCGAATACTGATAGGATTTGTGATAAGCGCTATAAGCTTGCGAAGAAGTTGATAAAAATTGATCACCATCCAAATGAAGATAGGTATGGCGACTTGATGTGGGTTGACACAGACTCAAGCTCAACGAGTGAAATGGTGTATGAGCTTTATTTAATTGGTAAAAACCAAGGCTGGATTATGACAATGGAAGCAGCGAGATTAATTTTTGCAGGTATTATTGGTGATACCGGGAGATTTCTTTTCCAAAGTACTAACACGAAAACGTTTCAGTATGCAAGTGAATTGCTAAGCTATGGATTTTCAATGACCGATCTTTATGATGAGCTTTATCGTACTAAGCTGCATATAGCAAAGTTAAGTGGTTATGTGCTGGAAAACTTCAACTTGCATGATAATGGGGTTGCATCTATGAAGATTACACGCGAAATTTTGCAGCGCTATAATGCGCTTCCATCAGAGGCGTCTCAGCTTGTGGGAATGCTAGGAAATATCGATGGGATTAAGGCGTGGGTATTTTTTATAGAGGAGCCAGATCAGGTGAGGGTTCGGTTACGCTCAAAAGGGCCAATTGTGAATGAAATTGCCAAAAGATACAACGGTGGGGGACATCCGCTTGCTTCTGGAGCTTCCATTTATCATTGGGAAGATGCGGAGAATGTGCTCGAGGATTTAATCTCAGCATGTGCGACTTCAGCAAAATAA
- a CDS encoding YtpI family protein: MAIFVFLIIFSLMFYVMYKVKYFRTHLPAEKKWLGAKSSIALGSFVFFFGLNTLINPLSTVATVVGIVLMLVGLGSAWAGIKAYRFYLPYAVKEAEAVKEMEMKEKTITN, encoded by the coding sequence TTGGCTATTTTTGTATTTCTCATTATCTTTTCCCTTATGTTCTACGTCATGTATAAAGTAAAATATTTCCGTACTCATCTCCCAGCTGAGAAAAAGTGGCTAGGTGCAAAATCAAGTATCGCCCTTGGTAGCTTTGTTTTCTTTTTCGGTCTAAACACGCTCATTAATCCACTCTCAACAGTGGCAACGGTGGTTGGAATTGTCCTCATGCTCGTGGGACTCGGAAGTGCTTGGGCTGGAATTAAGGCATATCGTTTTTACTTGCCGTATGCAGTTAAAGAAGCAGAGGCAGTGAAAGAGATGGAAATGAAAGAGAAGACGATAACGAATTGA
- a CDS encoding nuclease-related domain-containing protein, translating into MISKPREKSVKLLTLEAATRRVPLTHEKYPLIEKEHAKYHYGYIGEKAMDYFLTFLPQQNIHILNSLRIADPLKRHFQMDSLLITPCYCLILDSKYISGTLEVDLPSGQLLRHKGEERERFGDPLAQISRQKYQLSLWLQKNNFPTPPILGYIVLTHHNATIINTPTQMDQITYHTTLPDKIKMIDKTYRNPILEVDDIRRLVKTLKKKHENDYLHFLANFGMSYKDLIKGVICPSCYKPPMLRSNGKWRCSSCMHFSKTAHYPAINDYKLLVGDTITNGQLRDFLILNSESVPRKILCSLNLPTIGMNKNKTYLLEKFTPK; encoded by the coding sequence ATGATAAGCAAACCTCGAGAAAAGTCGGTAAAGTTACTCACCCTTGAAGCGGCAACAAGAAGAGTTCCATTAACACATGAAAAATACCCCCTGATTGAAAAAGAACACGCAAAATATCATTATGGTTACATAGGTGAAAAAGCTATGGACTATTTTCTCACCTTTCTTCCTCAGCAAAACATCCACATCCTCAATAGCCTTAGAATTGCAGATCCACTAAAAAGACACTTCCAAATGGATTCCCTTCTGATAACCCCTTGCTACTGTTTAATTCTCGATTCAAAATACATCTCCGGCACTTTAGAAGTTGACCTACCATCTGGCCAATTATTACGCCATAAGGGAGAAGAACGAGAAAGATTTGGTGACCCACTAGCGCAAATTTCCCGCCAGAAATACCAACTAAGTCTTTGGCTACAGAAAAATAACTTCCCCACTCCACCCATATTAGGCTATATAGTCTTAACCCATCATAATGCTACTATAATAAACACTCCCACTCAGATGGACCAAATCACCTACCACACTACTCTACCTGATAAAATCAAAATGATTGATAAGACTTACCGGAATCCTATATTAGAAGTTGATGACATAAGGCGATTAGTAAAAACATTAAAAAAGAAACATGAAAATGATTATCTCCATTTTTTAGCTAACTTCGGTATGAGCTATAAGGATCTAATAAAAGGGGTGATTTGTCCTTCTTGTTATAAGCCCCCAATGTTAAGAAGTAACGGAAAATGGCGATGTAGTTCTTGTATGCATTTTTCAAAAACGGCACACTACCCAGCTATCAATGACTATAAATTATTGGTAGGTGACACAATTACAAATGGTCAGCTGCGTGATTTTCTTATACTTAATTCTGAGAGTGTCCCAAGAAAAATCCTCTGCTCATTAAACTTACCAACTATCGGAATGAATAAAAACAAAACCTACCTCCTAGAAAAATTCACCCCAAAATAA
- a CDS encoding CBS domain-containing protein codes for MTKHEQILQYIEELPIGEKISVRQIAKALTVSEGTAYRAIKDAENKGYVSTIERVGTIRIERKKKDNIEKLTFAEVVNIVDGQVLGGREGLHKTLNKFVIGAMKLEAMMRYTDAGNLLIVGNRTNAHKLAIEAGAAVLITGGFDTDDEVKALADEMKLPIISSSYDTFTVATMINRAIYDQLIKKEIVLVEDILTPIEATTYLTTEDTITEWYKVNEEIKHSRFPIIDKNFKVQGVVTSKDVLGKEATTPIEKVMTKNPITVNGKTSVASAAHIMVWEGIEMLPVVDPNHRLLGIISRQDVLKALQMIQRQPQVGETLDDIITNQFVDVTVSKGDELYQSEVTPQMTNSVGTISYGVFTTIVTEAAKRVVRNMKKSDMVVENITIYFIKPVQIDSTISIRPKVLELGRKFGKVDVEVYHDGLVVGKAMMMVQLIQ; via the coding sequence TTGACGAAGCATGAGCAAATTCTCCAATATATTGAAGAGCTACCTATTGGAGAAAAAATTTCAGTTCGACAAATAGCAAAAGCACTGACAGTAAGTGAAGGAACCGCGTACCGTGCAATCAAGGATGCAGAAAATAAAGGCTATGTCAGCACCATTGAACGAGTCGGTACCATTCGTATTGAACGTAAAAAGAAAGACAACATTGAGAAGCTAACCTTTGCCGAAGTTGTCAATATTGTGGATGGACAAGTGTTAGGTGGCAGGGAAGGCTTACATAAAACCTTAAACAAATTCGTCATCGGCGCCATGAAGCTTGAAGCGATGATGCGCTACACAGATGCCGGAAACCTATTGATTGTCGGAAACCGCACCAATGCCCATAAGCTCGCCATTGAAGCCGGTGCAGCCGTGCTCATTACCGGTGGCTTTGATACCGATGATGAGGTGAAAGCCCTCGCTGACGAGATGAAGCTCCCAATCATCTCAAGCAGCTACGACACCTTCACCGTCGCGACCATGATCAACCGAGCTATCTATGACCAATTAATCAAAAAGGAAATCGTCCTTGTTGAAGATATATTAACGCCAATTGAGGCAACCACTTACCTTACTACAGAGGACACGATTACAGAATGGTACAAGGTCAACGAGGAAATTAAGCACAGCAGATTTCCAATCATCGATAAAAATTTCAAGGTGCAGGGAGTCGTGACTTCTAAAGATGTACTAGGGAAGGAAGCCACCACCCCGATTGAAAAAGTAATGACCAAAAACCCCATTACTGTTAATGGAAAAACCTCCGTAGCTTCAGCCGCCCATATCATGGTATGGGAAGGAATAGAAATGCTCCCGGTTGTTGACCCAAATCATCGTTTGTTAGGTATCATCAGTCGTCAGGACGTATTGAAGGCCTTACAGATGATTCAACGACAGCCACAAGTCGGAGAAACATTAGATGACATCATCACCAATCAATTCGTTGATGTCACCGTGTCTAAAGGGGATGAGCTTTACCAAAGTGAAGTGACTCCGCAAATGACCAACTCAGTCGGAACCATTTCCTATGGCGTTTTCACGACCATCGTGACAGAAGCAGCCAAGAGGGTGGTTCGAAACATGAAGAAGAGCGACATGGTCGTTGAAAACATCACCATCTACTTTATCAAGCCAGTGCAAATTGATAGCACCATCTCCATTCGTCCAAAGGTACTCGAGCTTGGCCGAAAGTTTGGCAAAGTGGATGTAGAAGTGTATCATGACGGTCTTGTGGTGGGCAAGGCGATGATGATGGTGCAGTTGATACAGTAG
- a CDS encoding IS1182 family transposase (programmed frameshift) — MLLFNTRNTTQNEVEFVSIEDLVPQDHLLRKIDKYIDFSFILERVRPYYSEDNGRPSLDPLVLFKMMFIGYFYGIRSERQLEKEIQMNIAYRWFLGLRLTDPVPHHSTISWNRRKRFNKTNIFQEIFDEIVLQAMNHKMVGGRVLFTDSTHLKANANKHKFTRKTVEVETREYIEELNQAISEDREKNGKKPLKEREEVKETKEIRKSLTDPDCGFMSRDQKQEMFCYLDHRTTDMKFNIITDAFVTPGNVHDSVPYLSRIDRQMERFEFKVEAVALDSGYLTNPICKGLSDRNIFGVIAHRRFHPIKGLFPKWKFTYQPENNQYICPNGDVLTYRTTTREGYREYKSDPSKCKVCPLLDQCTQSKNHQKVVTRHVWEDHKEQVRLNRLSKSGKMLYKYRKEKVERSFADSKELHGLRYCRLRGEGNVSEQVLLTAACQNMKKIATHLARLG; from the exons ATTCTATTGTTTAATACAAGAAATACAACGCAAAATGAAGTTGAGTTTGTCTCAATTGAAGACCTCGTTCCCCAAGATCATCTACTCAGGAAAATTGATAAGTACATTGATTTTTCCTTCATCCTAGAACGCGTTCGCCCCTACTACTCTGAAGATAATGGACGTCCCTCTTTAGACCCTCTCGTACTTTTCAAAATGATGTTTATTGGCTACTTTTATGGAATTCGCTCCGAAAGACAACTTGAAAAAGAAATTCAAATGAACATCGCGTACCGTTGGTTTTTAGGATTACGTTTAACCGACCCTGTTCCTCACCACTCCACAATTAGTTGGAATCGACGCAAACGTTTTAACAAGACGAATATTTTCCAAGAGATATTCGATGAAATCGTCCTTCAAGCCATGAACCACAAAATGGTTGGTGGACGCGTATTGTTTACGGATTCTACCCATTTAAAAGCAAACGCCAATAAGCATAAGTTCACAAGAAAAACCGTTGAAGTAGAGACACGAGAATACATAGAAGAATTAAATCAAGCTATCAGCGAGGATCGAGAAAAGAACGGAAAAAAGC CTCTAAAAGAACGGGAGGAGGTGAAAGAGACCAAAGAAATCCGCAAAAGTTTAACGGATCCGGATTGTGGCTTTATGTCACGAGATCAAAAGCAAGAAATGTTCTGTTACCTTGACCATCGTACGACGGATATGAAATTTAACATCATTACTGATGCCTTTGTGACTCCTGGAAACGTTCATGACTCTGTTCCTTATCTCTCACGTATAGACCGCCAAATGGAACGCTTTGAATTTAAAGTGGAAGCTGTGGCACTTGACTCTGGTTATCTTACCAATCCCATTTGTAAGGGATTATCGGATAGGAACATCTTTGGAGTAATCGCACATAGAAGGTTTCACCCTATCAAAGGTCTCTTTCCAAAATGGAAATTCACCTATCAACCAGAGAACAATCAATACATTTGCCCAAACGGAGATGTCTTAACCTATCGAACCACCACGCGCGAAGGCTATCGAGAGTATAAATCGGATCCTTCGAAATGTAAGGTTTGTCCTTTACTTGATCAGTGTACACAATCCAAAAATCATCAAAAAGTGGTCACCCGTCACGTATGGGAAGATCATAAAGAACAGGTTCGATTAAACAGGCTTTCTAAGTCTGGAAAAATGCTTTATAAATACAGGAAAGAAAAAGTGGAGCGAAGCTTTGCAGATTCAAAAGAACTGCATGGGCTTCGCTACTGTAGGTTGAGGGGAGAAGGCAATGTGAGTGAACAAGTGTTACTCACAGCAGCCTGCCAAAACATGAAGAAGATTGCCACACACCTAGCCCGGCTAGGCTAG
- a CDS encoding metal-dependent hydrolase has protein sequence MNVSYHGHSVVKVEANGKTILFDPFITGNSLTDLKADDVKVDVILLTHGHNDHVGDTVDLALKNDALVVAPFELAEYLEWQGLKVHPMHIGGSHEFDFGTVKLTQAFHGSSYTDYETKTIIYTGMPSGILLTIDGKTIYHAGDTALFSDMKMYGEQHDIDLAFLPIGDNFTMGPGDAAIAAKWLNAATVVPIHFNTFPVIEQNPHAFVSTLANGVGKVLEVGESIKF, from the coding sequence ATGAACGTATCGTATCATGGACATTCAGTGGTAAAAGTAGAAGCAAACGGAAAAACGATTCTTTTTGATCCATTTATTACAGGAAACAGCTTAACAGACTTAAAAGCAGACGATGTGAAAGTAGATGTTATCCTCCTCACTCACGGTCACAACGATCACGTGGGAGATACAGTGGACCTTGCCCTAAAAAACGACGCACTCGTCGTCGCTCCTTTTGAACTTGCAGAATACCTAGAATGGCAGGGGTTAAAAGTACATCCAATGCATATAGGCGGCAGCCATGAATTTGATTTTGGAACCGTAAAGCTAACACAAGCATTTCACGGCTCAAGCTACACTGATTATGAAACGAAAACCATCATTTATACTGGTATGCCAAGCGGAATTCTTTTAACCATTGATGGCAAAACTATCTATCACGCTGGCGACACCGCACTATTTTCTGATATGAAAATGTATGGAGAGCAGCACGATATCGACCTTGCCTTTCTTCCAATTGGCGATAATTTCACGATGGGACCAGGTGATGCTGCGATTGCAGCAAAATGGCTAAACGCCGCCACCGTTGTCCCTATCCATTTCAACACCTTCCCTGTAATTGAGCAGAATCCGCATGCCTTTGTTTCTACTCTTGCCAATGGAGTTGGAAAGGTATTAGAGGTAGGAGAATCTATCAAATTTTAA
- a CDS encoding Xaa-Pro peptidase family protein, with product MKENRLQQLVNWTTQEGLSACFLTSTPNIFYISGFYTDPHERLLGMLVFPHNNPAIVCPNMEVEQVKKTGWNFDIIGYDDTDDPWQKVGQYVKQQGITVEKLAVEKEHMTVARLHKLESIFPGVALASAEDKMYELRLLKDEDEIAILREAAKLADYGVEVGVHHLKKGVREQELVAIIEYELKKKGISQMSFSTMALTGEKTAAPHGKPGLETVQDGDLVLFDLGVVLNGYCSDITRTVAFGSVNDKQQEIYETVLKAQLAAVDACKPGVEIGQLDRLARSIITDAGYGEYFTHRIGHGLGIEVHEYPSMNAMNTMNLQKGMTFTIEPGIYKPGVGGVRIEDDILITDSGLELLTSYPKDLKIIKP from the coding sequence ATGAAAGAGAATCGTTTGCAACAGCTTGTGAACTGGACAACGCAAGAGGGGTTATCTGCTTGTTTTTTAACATCTACACCAAATATTTTTTATATCAGTGGTTTTTACACAGATCCACATGAGCGACTTCTAGGGATGCTTGTTTTTCCTCATAATAACCCTGCTATTGTGTGTCCGAACATGGAGGTAGAGCAGGTTAAGAAGACGGGTTGGAACTTTGATATCATTGGTTATGATGACACAGATGACCCTTGGCAAAAAGTTGGGCAGTATGTGAAGCAGCAGGGAATAACTGTGGAGAAGCTAGCGGTTGAAAAAGAACATATGACAGTTGCAAGATTACATAAATTAGAGTCTATTTTTCCAGGCGTAGCATTAGCCTCTGCGGAAGATAAGATGTATGAGCTTCGCCTATTGAAAGATGAGGATGAAATCGCTATATTACGAGAAGCTGCAAAGCTTGCTGATTACGGGGTAGAAGTTGGCGTTCATCACCTAAAAAAAGGGGTTAGGGAACAAGAGCTAGTTGCTATTATTGAATACGAACTGAAGAAAAAAGGAATCAGTCAGATGTCTTTTTCGACCATGGCGCTAACTGGAGAGAAAACAGCTGCTCCCCATGGGAAGCCTGGATTAGAGACGGTACAGGATGGTGACCTTGTCTTATTTGACCTAGGAGTTGTACTAAATGGGTATTGCTCTGATATTACCCGCACGGTTGCATTTGGTAGTGTAAATGACAAGCAGCAAGAAATTTATGAAACAGTGTTAAAGGCTCAGCTTGCTGCAGTGGATGCTTGTAAGCCGGGTGTGGAAATTGGGCAGCTGGATCGGCTTGCCAGGTCTATTATTACAGATGCTGGGTATGGCGAGTATTTCACTCACCGCATCGGACATGGACTTGGAATTGAAGTGCATGAGTATCCTTCTATGAATGCTATGAACACCATGAACCTGCAAAAGGGCATGACGTTCACGATTGAGCCTGGCATTTATAAGCCGGGTGTAGGTGGAGTACGAATTGAGGATGATATCTTAATAACAGACAGTGGATTGGAGCTTCTTACAAGCTATCCAAAAGATTTAAAAATCATTAAACCATAA
- the ald gene encoding alanine dehydrogenase, translating into MRIGVPREIKNNENRVAMTPAGVVNLVGFGHEVYIEKEAGLGSGFTDEQYIQAGAHMVDNAEEAWSMDMVMKVKEPLPAEYHYFREGLILFTYLHLAPEPELTKALIDNKVVGIAYETVQLPNGSLPLLTPMSEVAGRMATQIGAQFLEKIKGGKGILLGGVPGVRRGKVTVIGGGVAGTNAAKMAVGLGADVTILDLNPDRLRQLDDIFGKDIQTLMSNPLNLEIAVKESDLVIGAVLIPGAKAPKLVTEDMIKSMGAGSVVVDIAIDQGGIFETTDRITTHDDPTYVKHDVVHYAVANMPGAVPRTSTIALTNVTVPYAVQIANKGYKQACLDNEALLKGINTLDGYVTYAAVAESHGLAFESASNLLVK; encoded by the coding sequence ATGAGAATTGGAGTACCTAGAGAAATAAAGAATAATGAAAATCGTGTTGCGATGACACCTGCTGGCGTAGTGAACCTAGTTGGATTCGGACACGAAGTATACATAGAAAAAGAAGCTGGCTTAGGGTCTGGTTTTACAGATGAGCAGTACATTCAAGCTGGTGCCCATATGGTGGACAATGCTGAAGAAGCTTGGTCTATGGATATGGTCATGAAGGTAAAAGAACCTCTTCCTGCAGAGTACCATTATTTCCGTGAAGGACTTATCCTATTTACTTACCTTCACCTAGCACCAGAACCAGAGCTTACAAAGGCTCTAATTGATAATAAAGTTGTCGGAATTGCTTATGAAACGGTACAACTTCCAAACGGCTCTCTACCGCTTTTAACTCCAATGAGTGAAGTTGCTGGACGCATGGCAACGCAAATTGGCGCTCAATTTTTAGAGAAAATTAAAGGCGGAAAAGGGATTCTTCTTGGAGGCGTTCCAGGTGTTCGTCGCGGAAAAGTAACAGTTATCGGTGGAGGAGTTGCAGGAACAAATGCAGCGAAAATGGCAGTTGGTCTAGGTGCTGATGTAACAATCCTTGATTTAAATCCGGACCGTTTACGCCAGTTGGATGATATTTTCGGAAAAGACATCCAAACGCTTATGAGTAACCCATTAAATTTAGAAATCGCCGTAAAAGAATCTGACCTTGTCATCGGAGCGGTGCTTATCCCAGGAGCAAAAGCACCAAAGCTTGTAACAGAAGACATGATTAAGTCCATGGGAGCAGGCTCTGTTGTGGTTGATATCGCGATTGATCAAGGTGGAATTTTTGAAACAACGGACAGAATTACCACTCACGATGATCCAACCTATGTGAAGCATGATGTAGTGCATTATGCAGTGGCAAATATGCCAGGTGCGGTACCGCGTACTTCTACAATTGCCCTGACAAATGTAACGGTTCCTTATGCAGTACAAATTGCGAACAAAGGGTACAAGCAAGCATGTCTTGATAATGAAGCATTGCTAAAAGGTATCAACACGTTAGACGGATATGTAACCTACGCAGCTGTTGCAGAATCACACGGCTTGGCATTTGAAAGTGCAAGCAATTTATTAGTAAAATAA
- a CDS encoding SDR family oxidoreductase has protein sequence MERNQLKGESSLKHAVITAGSKGLGKKVTDMLLAKGCSVTVNFRSDVAAINSLKDEWSHLGEERLHFFQGDVTKREEMHQLIEEALEKFGRIDYLVNNAGPYIFERKRLADYSDVEWDEMIEGNLSAVFHLVRKVIPVMRKQKFGRIITYGFQGAESSPGWIYRSAFAAAKVGLVSLTKSIAIEEAENGITANMVCPGNIIGEMKEATIEQSKMLKDSKDTPIGRSGTGEDIARAIGFLCEDNSDLITGAVLEVTGGVEVINRLR, from the coding sequence ATGGAACGTAACCAATTAAAGGGGGAATCCAGTTTGAAACATGCAGTTATTACGGCTGGTTCCAAAGGACTTGGCAAAAAAGTAACAGACATGCTGTTAGCGAAAGGCTGCTCTGTTACCGTGAATTTCCGGAGTGACGTAGCTGCAATAAACAGTTTAAAAGATGAATGGAGCCATCTTGGAGAAGAAAGACTCCATTTTTTCCAAGGTGATGTGACGAAAAGAGAAGAGATGCATCAGCTTATTGAAGAAGCCTTAGAAAAGTTCGGCAGAATTGACTATTTAGTGAATAATGCCGGTCCCTATATTTTTGAAAGAAAACGACTGGCTGATTATTCTGATGTCGAATGGGATGAAATGATTGAGGGGAATTTAAGTGCGGTGTTCCATCTCGTCCGTAAAGTTATTCCTGTGATGAGAAAGCAGAAGTTTGGAAGAATTATTACATACGGATTCCAAGGAGCTGAATCCTCTCCTGGTTGGATTTATAGGTCCGCTTTTGCTGCTGCCAAGGTAGGTCTTGTTTCCTTGACGAAATCCATCGCAATCGAAGAAGCCGAAAACGGCATTACCGCAAACATGGTTTGTCCAGGTAACATCATCGGTGAGATGAAAGAAGCCACTATAGAGCAGTCAAAAATGCTCAAGGACAGTAAGGATACTCCAATTGGAAGATCTGGTACTGGTGAAGATATCGCAAGGGCTATTGGCTTTCTTTGTGAGGACAATTCCGATTTAATAACCGGAGCAGTGTTAGAAGTAACTGGTGGGGTAGAAGTCATTAATCGCTTGCGATAA